The sequence AATGTTGAAAACCAATTAAAGCGATATAAGATTTGAAGTGCAGTGTTCGTTATCTATACAGCGTTGCACGTAGCGCTTTTATTCAACATTGCGCCATAGCTTGCGCTTAAGTAACGCACTGGGTGAATTAAGTAGACTTACCGTTACCATCTCGCTATGCTTTAGATTCCCCGGGAGGAGAAATAAATGCGCATCCTGAATTTTATATATGCAGTGTTATTAAAATCGATCCCCCAAATTACTGAGCGACCTCTTTATGCTTCTCCATTCTGGTATTTATAACACTATTTTTGTGCGAAGCAGCTTCGTAAAAGGAATTTGCCATGGTGGGTAAGGCAGATAACCTTGACGCTGTCCAGGCGCTCAGCGCCGGTGATAAAAAGGAAAACCTTGCTCGCTTTCCCATCGTGGGTCTAGGCGCCTCAGCAGGAGGCCTTGAAGCATTCGAGCAATTTTTTCGGCCCGTGCCGGCCAATTGCGGCATGGCGTTTATACTCATCTCGCATCTTGATCCTGATCATGTCAGTTTGCTAACTGAAATTCTTCAGCGCACAACGACGATGCAAGTTTCTGAAGCCAGGGACGAGCAGAAAGTAGAAATTAATTGTGTATACGTCATCCCCCCTAACAAGGATATGACAATTCTGCGGGGCGCGTTGCATCTTAGTGTTCCGAAAGTCCCCAGAGGGCAGCGGATGGCGATCGATGTTTTTATGAGTTCGTTGGCGAAAGATCAGGGGTCAAGGTCTGTAGGGATTATTTTGTCCGGCACCGGGACGGACGGAACTGCCGGATTAAGTGCTATTTTGGGGGCCGGAGGGACCTCTATTGTCCAAGACCCGACGACGGCGAAATACGACGGTATGCCGCGCAGCGCTATTAACGCAGGATGTGCCCGTTTTACGTTCCCAGCAGAGCAAATGGTGGCGTATTTGCTAGATAACACGCTAAAGCCCGCTACTCCTTCTGACCAACCTCTATCAAAGAAAGACACGTCAGGTAGCATCGCCAAAATATTGAAATTATTAAAGAGTGGCGCGGGCCATGATTTTTCTCTGTACAAAACCAATACTATTTGTCGTCGCATTGAGCGTCGCATGTCGACGCACAACATACGTGACATGGAAATGTATGCGCGGTATCTCAGCGAACATCCGGCAGAGGTGCAAATATTATTCAAGGAATTATTAATTAACGTCACGCGGTTTTTCCGTGATCCTGAGACCTTCGCCATCCTGAAACAGGATATTCTCGCAGCTCTTATAGGCAACCCGTCGGGTCAGGATGTTTTGCGGGTGTGGGTAGCAGGTTGCGCCACCGGCGAGGAGGCTTACTCGATCGCCATTATCTTGCGCGAGTTGATGAACGAATGCGGGCAGGAATGCAAGGTGCAGCTATATAGTACCGACCTGGATGATGAAGCCATTGCTATCGCTCGCGCCGGATTTTACGTCGCCGGAATTAGTCAGGATGTCACACCCGAGCGGCTTCAACGTTTTTTTATCAAGGAGGATACGGGTTACCGAGTTAAAAAAGAAATCCGGGAAATGGTGGTATTTGCCGTTCATAACATCCTGAAAGATCCGCCGTTCACCAAGCTTGATCTCCTAAGCTGTCGAAACGTCATGATTTATCTTGAGCCGGAATTGCAAAATCGGCTGATTCCTTCGTTTCATTACGCACTTAAGCCAAACGGAACGCTGCTATTATCTCCATCCGAAGGTGTCGGTTCACATACAGACTTATTTGCGCCGATTAATCGAAAGTGGAAATTATTTCGCTCCGTACCATCCAGCACTCCCACACGACTCGTGCACGCGCGAGACCTATCCTGGACCGCGGCGATACGAAAGAAAGTGCCAGTGGAAGTTATTAAACAGACCAACGAAAATAGCTTCGCCGAGATCACCAAACGCGCATTGATACGCGCTTTTGCGCCCGCTTCAGTCATCACCGATTTGAAGGGCGATATTCTATATGTCCACGGCGACACCGGCAAATTTTTACGCCCCGCTCCGGGCCACGCGACGCTAAACGTCATAGACATGGCGCGCGAAGGCCTGCAATCGGAGCTTCGAGTTGCGATATATGCTGGTGCAAATCTCGGCACGTCGACCCTGAATCAGGAAGTCACGCTCAAAACCGAAGACGTTTCGCAATTGATCAGCGTGAGCGTCAGGCCGCTATCTGAACCGGACACCAAGCAGGGTTTACTGTTGGTGAGTTTTAAAGAAGTACCGCAACCTGCCGCCGGTGTTCCCGCTGCGGACGCGCATCCGGCAAGTTCCGAGGAGCTGCGTCAGATAGAAGACCTGCAACGGGAATTAGCTTACATCAAAGAGAGTCTCCATTCGACGATCGAAGAACAGCAGAATTTTAACGAGGAACTCAAATGCGTTAACGAGGAGATGCAATCCACCAACGAGGAATTGCAATCCACGAACGAAGAGTTGGAAACATCGAAGGAAGAACTGCAATCGGTTAATGAAGAGTTAGTGACTGTTAACGCAGAACTGGAGGCCAAGATAGAGCAATTGGCCGACATGCAAAACGACATGAAAAATTTGCTGGAAAACATCCACGTCGGCACAATTTTCCTCGATCAAAATATGCACGTGCGCAGGTTTACGCGCGATGCTGTGCGGATTTATCGTTTGGCACAATCGGATATGGGACGTGCGCTGGGCGATATCAAATCAGATCTCACTGGCGAGGATTTATTAAGCGAGGCAAAAGGCGTCCTCGAAACCCTAATTCCTCTTGAACGTGAAGTCAGCACTACCAATGGTGAGTGGTATCTCGCACGCATACAGCCCTATCGTACGCTCGATAATGTGATCGATGGCGTGGTTCTGACCTTTACCGACATCACGGAACATATCAAAGCGATTGAGGCGCGCGAAGCACAACATCTGGCCGAGGGCATCATCAATACAGTGCGTGAGCCCTTGCTGGTGCTGGATGGCGCGTTTAGAGTGATATCGGCTAGTCAGTCCTTTTACCGCGAATTCAAGGTTCAGCCGCAAGATACGGTGGGTAATCTGATTTATGATCTGGGGAGCCGCCAGTGGGATATTCTGGCGCTACGTCAGTTGCTGGAAAGGGTCCGGCAGCATAACGAAACCTTTGAAGACTATCCGGTTGAACAGGATTTCCCCATCATTGGTCGTCGCAAAATGCTGCTCAATGCGCGGCGTATTGTCAGTAAGACCGGCGAATCGAATTTAATTTTACTTGCTCTCGCGGCGGCCGCATGAAAGATAAAACCAGTATCGCAAACCGCCAACGCTCGGACGCGGAAGCCAAATTAGCCCGCTCGACCTTGAATTCGGTATCCGAGTTCGAAAATCGCTCAACCGACGAGATTCTTCACGAGCTACGCGTGCACCAGATCGAACTGGAAATGCAAAATGAAGAATTGCGGCGTGCTCAGGTCAGCCTTGAAGAAACACGGGATCGCTACGTCGATTTGTATGATTTTGCACCGGTCGGCTACCTCACCCTGACCTCTGAGGGGCTGATAACGGAAGTCAATCTGACTGCCGCGACGCTATTGGGGGTCGAGCGATCAAAATTGCTTCAGCGTCGTTTTGCGCGCTTTGTTACGTTAGAAGACAAGGATCGATGGCATCGATACTTCATCGGCGTATTGCGGCATACGCATCAACAACAATGCGAACTCATGCTACAGGTCAACGATGGATTGCCGTTTGACGTTCAGCTGGACTCTCTGCGCATGGACGCGGAAGGGCCGATGAACCCAACCCAGGTGGTACGCGTGACGCTCACAGACATCCATGTGCGCAAGCAGGCAGAAGCCAAGTTGCATTTGATCGCTAAGGTTTTCGAGCAAAGCGGTGAAGCAATCATGGTGACAGATGTCAGTAGGGCCATCATTATGGTGAACAAGGCGTTTGCGACAATTACTGGTTATAGCGAAGCCGAGACCATCGGCAAAAACCAAAGCATGTTGCAGACTGACCATCACGATCAGGATTTTTATCAAAAAATATGGACCACTGTTGATATAGAAGGACATTGGCAGGGTGAAATGTCCTGTCGTCGTAAAGATGGTCGCCTTTATATGGGGTGGTTCCTGATAAGTCGCGTTCTGGATGCTGATAGCAACCCCTCTAACTACATCGTGATATTTAGTGATATTACCGAACATAAGGAAGCGCAAGCGCATATTCACCGGTTGGCGCATTTTGATCCTCTCACGGGCTTGCCGAACCGTGCCTTGCTAAAAAACCGTATTCAGCACGATCTCGCTATTGCTCAACGCAATCAAAGTGCGTTGACATTGATGTTTCTGGATCTCGATCATTTTAAAAATGTGAACGATTCGCTCGGCCATCAGGTTGGGGATCAGCTACTGGTGGCGTGGTCAAATCGTTTGGTCCAGACTGTCCGGGGACAAGACACCATTTCGCGACTAGGTGGCGATGAATTTATTTTAGTATTTCCAGATACCGATGCAATCGGAGCGGCACATTTGGTGGAGAAGTTGCTTGAAATGTCGAAAAGGCCCTACCAAATAGAGCAATACGAATTAGTCGTGACGCCATCCATTGGTATTGCTGTTTTTCCGGGCGATGGTACCGATTTTGAAACGCTGTCGCGTTGCGCGGATGTCGCGATGTACCGTGCCAAGCAGGCAGGGCGCAACGGATATCGTTTTTTTACGTCGGAAATGCAGGCCAACTCTGCGCGGTTGAGGATCATCGAAAATGCGCTACGTCACGCGCTGGAGCGTCATCAATTTACATTGCACTATCAGCCTCAGGTGCGGTTAAATGATGGCGACATGGTCGGTGCCGAAGTATTGCTGCGCTGGGAACACCCCGAATTGGGCCAGGTAGATCCAGCGGACTTCATTCCAATTGCAGAAGATAGTGGTCAGATTTTGCAAATTGGCGAATGGGTGTTGCGGCACGCAATCCGGCAATGCAAAAAGTGGATCGATAGAGGCTTAAAGCCGACCAGGATTGCAGTCAATCTTTCGGCGGTGCAGTTTCGCGACCCGCGTCTGCCGGAACTCGTGATGAAGTTGCTGAGCGAAGAACAGTTGCCGCCTCACTATCTGGAGCTGGAGTTGACAGAAGGAGTTGCCATGGATAATCCGCATGAAGCGATCCATATCGTCGACAGATTGCTGGCACACGGTATTCGCATGTCTATCGATGATTTCGGCACCGGATATTCGTCGCTCAGTTATTTGCGTCGATTCAACATCTATAAGCTGAAGATTGATCAATCATTTGTGCGGGATATTTGTGAGAGTTCGGAAAACCGCGCCATCATTGCTGCGATTATTGGTATCGCCAAAAGCCTTGGATTGCAGACCATTGCAGAGGGCGTGGAATCGGAGGAACAAATGACCTTCTTGCGAGAAAAAGGTTGCGATGAAGTGCAAGGTTTCCATATAGGGAAGCCGTTGCCACCAGAACAATTTGTGCAGAATTTTGAACGTAAAAAACGCCGGATGAGGCTTAATTAATTGGGCTTTCCCAACTGATAAAGTTGGGTTGCCGCTTCTCAGGCCGCTTCTCAGGCCGCATCCGATGCATCAGGTACAAGCCCATCGGGATGTGCATCTCCGCACATCCCAACGGCTTAATTTACCTAGGCCGCACAAGTGGAATAAGTGGAATAAGCAGGCATCGCCTGATCTCGAACATGCGGAATTTCCAGTTGGCGAAGCTTCCGATAAAGCGATGCGCGACACATACCAAGCTGTCTGGACGCCGCAGATATATTCCAGCGACTTCCCGTCAAAGCCTCAATCACGCGTGATCGCTCGTCCCGAAGTGCTGGATTAAATGCACGCAGAGCGGGCAACCGGGTTCCTGATAAATCCTGATGTCTTGTATCCACGAAGCTGGCCGCGTTGATAATGGCGCTTACGTGAAGGTCTTGAAGTTGCATCAAATCCTCTGGAAGATCGCTGGCTTCGATTCTGTTATTGCTCATCACTGCGCAGCAATAACGAATCACCGCATGCATTTGACGCAGATTACCCGGCCATGAGTATGTCAGCATCTGCTGAAGTGCGGCGGGTGAAAGAGTCTGATCAGCATGCTCGACAAGATCACCGACATTGCGGGAAGCAGCGGGTTGATTCAGCGATAATTCATCAGTCAGCATTTGCATGATCAACTGTCTTTTGTCCGCCCGCGCCCGTAATGTGGGTAAGCGCAACACGCCGCCCGCGATGCGGTAATACAAATCTTCACGGAAGCGCCCTTGCGCAATTAATGTTTTTAAATCTTGATGCGTCGCGCAGATCAAATGTATATCGATACTGACGGGGCTTGCCGCACCCAGCGGCATTACTTCCCGTTCTGATAGCACTCTCAACAGTCGGGTTTGCAAGGAAAATGGCATATCGCCGATTTCATCCAAAAACAACGTTCCTCCGTCAGCCTGCTGGACCTTGCCTTTCATGCCGCCGGACAAGGCACCAGAAAACGCGCCCTTGGAATAACCGAACAATTCACTTTCGGCCAGGCTCTCCGGGATCGATGCGCAATTCACGGCAACCAGATTGCCTTTGCGACGCTCGCTATAGGCGTGCAGCGCACGCGAAAGATACTCTTTACCGGTGCCGGTTTCGCCGAGAATCAAAATCGGAATACCTTTATCGATCAGCCGTTTGCCGCGGATTATCAAGTCTTGCATTTGAGGATCACCGCCGCAAAGTTCATCCAACGAGCGGTAAGTTGTACTTCTTGAGTGACTTCTTTGGATAAGTCTGGTTACCGTTTGTGTCGGCATTTTTTGTCTCCTGGTCAGAACTGTAAACTGATTTTTTATGTATGGCGACGGACGGGCTTATGACCCGGTGCGCCCTTGAAACTATCCAGAATCCACAACGCTGGTGAATGCTGCCATGGTAACTCTACATACCTGTAGCACTTATGCCGGATAAAATGGCCGCTTTGATCGCTCCGGTCGTTACACACACGGTATGACTTAATATAGCGAGCTTAATTGATTACTTCCAATACAATATAGTCACCGTATTAATACCTTAAAGGTATCAGATGATAGAACTACGCCATTTGACTTATTTCCGAACGGTTGCAGAAACCCTGCATTTTGGGCGAGCAGCCGGTTTGTTGCATATTTCACAACCGCCGTTGACGCGGCAAATTGCGGCGCTAGAACGTGATCTGGGCGTTTTGTTGTTTGATCGTAGCAAGCGAAATGTACAACTAACACAAGCGGGGCTTAACTTTTACAAGGATACAGCGGAGATTTTTAGTGCGCTGGAGCGCGCCAGGCGCAATGCGGTGTCTACCAGTGCAGGCAAAATCGGCAGTTTAATGGTCGGTTTTATGATGTCGTCGGCATATAACATTCTGCCTTCGGTAACGCGTCATTATTCCGCGAGCTATCCGGAAGTGGATATGCAATTAACCGAATACGTGCCGAATTTGCTGGTCGCCGACATTAAAGAGAGCAAAGTTGACGTCGGCATCATGTACCGGCCGGAAGACTGCACGGGGCTGCACAGCCGGACAATATTTAGCGAACCATTGGTGTTGGTACTGCCAAAAAATCACCGGTTGGCGGATCGCGAAATAGTTTCACCCAGCGATCTGACCCATGAATCGTTCATTAGTATTCCGCGCACCATTGCCCCGGTGGTATATGACATGATCGTCAATTACTGCCAGGCGCATGGCTTCCATCCACGCATCAAACTGGCCGCTAACCTTCAGCAGACTATCGTCAATCTGGTTGGCGAGGGTTTGGGCGTCGCCATGGTGCCGAGTTCAATGCAAGCCATGCATCTGGAGACGACCATATTCAAACAAATGACCGACCCGCCAGTGGTGGAAGTGGCCGTGATCTGGAATAAGGAAAATCGTAATCCGTGTGTAGGCACATTCATCGCGACCGCGGAAGAGGCATGGAAAAATTTGAGTGAGTCGGCTCGCGAGCAATAAACAA is a genomic window of Glaciimonas sp. PAMC28666 containing:
- a CDS encoding bifunctional diguanylate cyclase/phosphodiesterase, which encodes MKDKTSIANRQRSDAEAKLARSTLNSVSEFENRSTDEILHELRVHQIELEMQNEELRRAQVSLEETRDRYVDLYDFAPVGYLTLTSEGLITEVNLTAATLLGVERSKLLQRRFARFVTLEDKDRWHRYFIGVLRHTHQQQCELMLQVNDGLPFDVQLDSLRMDAEGPMNPTQVVRVTLTDIHVRKQAEAKLHLIAKVFEQSGEAIMVTDVSRAIIMVNKAFATITGYSEAETIGKNQSMLQTDHHDQDFYQKIWTTVDIEGHWQGEMSCRRKDGRLYMGWFLISRVLDADSNPSNYIVIFSDITEHKEAQAHIHRLAHFDPLTGLPNRALLKNRIQHDLAIAQRNQSALTLMFLDLDHFKNVNDSLGHQVGDQLLVAWSNRLVQTVRGQDTISRLGGDEFILVFPDTDAIGAAHLVEKLLEMSKRPYQIEQYELVVTPSIGIAVFPGDGTDFETLSRCADVAMYRAKQAGRNGYRFFTSEMQANSARLRIIENALRHALERHQFTLHYQPQVRLNDGDMVGAEVLLRWEHPELGQVDPADFIPIAEDSGQILQIGEWVLRHAIRQCKKWIDRGLKPTRIAVNLSAVQFRDPRLPELVMKLLSEEQLPPHYLELELTEGVAMDNPHEAIHIVDRLLAHGIRMSIDDFGTGYSSLSYLRRFNIYKLKIDQSFVRDICESSENRAIIAAIIGIAKSLGLQTIAEGVESEEQMTFLREKGCDEVQGFHIGKPLPPEQFVQNFERKKRRMRLN
- a CDS encoding sigma-54-dependent Fis family transcriptional regulator, yielding MPTQTVTRLIQRSHSRSTTYRSLDELCGGDPQMQDLIIRGKRLIDKGIPILILGETGTGKEYLSRALHAYSERRKGNLVAVNCASIPESLAESELFGYSKGAFSGALSGGMKGKVQQADGGTLFLDEIGDMPFSLQTRLLRVLSEREVMPLGAASPVSIDIHLICATHQDLKTLIAQGRFREDLYYRIAGGVLRLPTLRARADKRQLIMQMLTDELSLNQPAASRNVGDLVEHADQTLSPAALQQMLTYSWPGNLRQMHAVIRYCCAVMSNNRIEASDLPEDLMQLQDLHVSAIINAASFVDTRHQDLSGTRLPALRAFNPALRDERSRVIEALTGSRWNISAASRQLGMCRASLYRKLRQLEIPHVRDQAMPAYSTYSTCAA
- a CDS encoding LysR family transcriptional regulator; amino-acid sequence: MIELRHLTYFRTVAETLHFGRAAGLLHISQPPLTRQIAALERDLGVLLFDRSKRNVQLTQAGLNFYKDTAEIFSALERARRNAVSTSAGKIGSLMVGFMMSSAYNILPSVTRHYSASYPEVDMQLTEYVPNLLVADIKESKVDVGIMYRPEDCTGLHSRTIFSEPLVLVLPKNHRLADREIVSPSDLTHESFISIPRTIAPVVYDMIVNYCQAHGFHPRIKLAANLQQTIVNLVGEGLGVAMVPSSMQAMHLETTIFKQMTDPPVVEVAVIWNKENRNPCVGTFIATAEEAWKNLSESAREQ
- a CDS encoding chemotaxis protein CheB, encoding MVGKADNLDAVQALSAGDKKENLARFPIVGLGASAGGLEAFEQFFRPVPANCGMAFILISHLDPDHVSLLTEILQRTTTMQVSEARDEQKVEINCVYVIPPNKDMTILRGALHLSVPKVPRGQRMAIDVFMSSLAKDQGSRSVGIILSGTGTDGTAGLSAILGAGGTSIVQDPTTAKYDGMPRSAINAGCARFTFPAEQMVAYLLDNTLKPATPSDQPLSKKDTSGSIAKILKLLKSGAGHDFSLYKTNTICRRIERRMSTHNIRDMEMYARYLSEHPAEVQILFKELLINVTRFFRDPETFAILKQDILAALIGNPSGQDVLRVWVAGCATGEEAYSIAIILRELMNECGQECKVQLYSTDLDDEAIAIARAGFYVAGISQDVTPERLQRFFIKEDTGYRVKKEIREMVVFAVHNILKDPPFTKLDLLSCRNVMIYLEPELQNRLIPSFHYALKPNGTLLLSPSEGVGSHTDLFAPINRKWKLFRSVPSSTPTRLVHARDLSWTAAIRKKVPVEVIKQTNENSFAEITKRALIRAFAPASVITDLKGDILYVHGDTGKFLRPAPGHATLNVIDMAREGLQSELRVAIYAGANLGTSTLNQEVTLKTEDVSQLISVSVRPLSEPDTKQGLLLVSFKEVPQPAAGVPAADAHPASSEELRQIEDLQRELAYIKESLHSTIEEQQNFNEELKCVNEEMQSTNEELQSTNEELETSKEELQSVNEELVTVNAELEAKIEQLADMQNDMKNLLENIHVGTIFLDQNMHVRRFTRDAVRIYRLAQSDMGRALGDIKSDLTGEDLLSEAKGVLETLIPLEREVSTTNGEWYLARIQPYRTLDNVIDGVVLTFTDITEHIKAIEAREAQHLAEGIINTVREPLLVLDGAFRVISASQSFYREFKVQPQDTVGNLIYDLGSRQWDILALRQLLERVRQHNETFEDYPVEQDFPIIGRRKMLLNARRIVSKTGESNLILLALAAAA